The genomic region tgcaagttatatagtcagaatagtgggatataaactggcaattgcaagaaataaaatcagagtTGCACAGTTCTGACATtatcacaactctgactttttttctcagaattgtgagataaaaacttgtgagttataaagtccaattctgagggagaGGGGAGGGGAAGACTGATATGTTTATATATCTCAACTCTGACTTTCTAAATTGCATGTTATGCCAGAAATATGACAAAcgcaaaattctgaggaaaaggtgtcacaattgcaagatataaacttgcaattctaagaatatttatcagaattacaagtttgcatcaagtaattctgagaaaaaaaagtcagagatCATAATTCttagataaactcgcaattcagagggaaaaaaagtcacaattccgagatataaacccgtaattctaagggaaaaaaagtcacaatttcgagatataaactcgcaattctgaggaaaaaagacagaattgtgagataaagtcaaaattctgaggaaaaagtcgcaattgagaAATATAagctcgtaattctgagaaaaaaaaaaaaaagaatctcaattttgaggaaaaaacgtAAATATTCTGACATAAATTcgcaaatttgagaaaaaagtcataattctgagatattaactcgcaattctgagatatagtcTCGTGATTGAGAAAAAAAAGGCTGAACAATcctgatatataaactcgcaattctgagggggaaaaaaagtcacaattccgagatataaactcacagttctgaggaaaacaagacaattccgagatataaactcgcaattctgaggaaaaaaagtcacaattccaagatataaacttgtgattctgaggggaaaaagacagaattgtgagagaaaaaaagtcacaattgagaaatataaactcaaactgtaattctgagaaagtcacaattccgagacaaactctcaattttgaggaaaaaaaggtcacaattccgagaaaaaaagtaaattccgagatataaactcgcgattctgagaaaagtcacaattccgagatataaactcccaattctgaggaaaaaagttacaattccgagatataaactcgccattcggagaaaaaagtcgcaattgcaaaatataaacttgtaattctgagaaaagataatcagaattgtaagatagaaagtcacaattaccttttttttattcagtggcagaaacaagcttccatataaAACTAATCTAAAAACAGCTAACAGCAACAAACAGCTGTCTGTTGAAATACtattaatttatcattttaattcagATTTAAGGTTCTAAAATGTgctataaattattaaaataatgaaaaaacccTGTAAATCACAAACCACTAGGACATATATTCCAACAATTTGAATAACATAGCGTAAACTGTGAAGAATAATTAAGTGTTTAAACTACTGGAATTAGTCATTTGTAAATTTACTGTTACCATTCCTAGTTTGTAAAGTTTGAAAATGAGCAGCTTTGTCATTATTGCAGAAATTTTAGAACCATCTTAGAGGGTATTTAAAAATTTGACAACAGCTTCCCTGCTGAATTTTGTGCTGCCGTCTTGTGGTTGACAATAGAATGCACTTGCACAGTCCTGTTTGTTTACTCATACACAGGTATTGTTCATAGCTCTTGGTCCACTGACTAACATGGCTTTGGCTGTTAGATTAGATCCCACCTTCCCTCAGAAACTTAAGGATCTGTACATTATGGGCGGTAACATGGAAGGTAAGAAAATGAGCTGCTGTACAAAACTGGCCACCTTAAATGGTGGAAGCAAATTGTACTTTTCATATCAGTgattacatattgtattacatAAAAAATCAAAGCACAGGTCAGGCCACGTACCCCAATCAGGACACTGCTTCATCTGACCACTGTTCATTTTCCAGGCAAGGGAAATCTGACACCATCTGCAGAGTTTAATTTTAGAATGGACCCTGAATCAGCTTATGTAGTTTTGGAGGAGTATACCTGCTCAACACATATCGCAACCTGGGAGTTCACTTGCAGAAACAAACTATCATGGGTAAGAGCAAGCCATTGTGAGCAAAATCCATTCTAATGTGAATATACTAacttgtgtgttttatttttccagGAGTGTTTTGATGAGATGGTCAATCAGGATACAGCAGCTGCTCGATTCATGAAGAAGATAACCTCCCAGTGCTGGGCCTACTCTAGAGAACCTGGCAACATCAACAAAGATTTGCTCTTTGGGAATGGGTTTGTACCCTATGACGCCTTTGCTGTGGCAGTTTGCTTGGACAGCAGCGTGATCACAGAGAGTTTAGAGTGCGCCGCACGTGTGGAGGTAGAAGGTCAACTGGGACGAGGCATGCTGGTTGTGGACGCAGCCAATACGCTGAAGAAAGACCATCTTGCCTTTGTGATGAGAACATGTGATCTTAAAAAGTTCAGCTTGATGCTGAAAGCTTCTTTACAAATAGCATAGAAATGCTTCTTCGAAATGgagttttattacaatatttcCATTTTCAAATGTAGCATCCTTTACactcaattaaagggatagttcttttaaaaattctgtcattaattactcaccctcatgtcgttccaaacccatatgaccttTACTCATCTttgaaacaaattaagatatttttgatgaaatccgagagctttctgaccatgcatagaaagcaatgcaactgacacattttaggcccagaaaggtagtaaatatataattaaaatagtccagaggttcaaccgtaattttatgaagctgaaTGGCAGCTCCTGCATCAGCAGAAGCACATTGcggtactcttgtgaacgcatTTCGAAGACTGATACAGAAGAGAAGACATTGTTGAATTaagtcgttattttagttttcttcgcACACAGAAAGTATTtcccatagcttcataacattatggttgacccactgatgtcacatggactattttaacaatgttcttactacctttctggtccttgaacatgtcagttgcggtCTATgcgaaaaaaaaatatttttttgcaattctgagacaaaaagtcaattcCAAGagatactcgcaattctgaggaaaaaaagtcaatttcgagatataaacttgc from Garra rufa chromosome 12, GarRuf1.0, whole genome shotgun sequence harbors:
- the LOC141346305 gene encoding uncharacterized protein, giving the protein MAQKLLIIDTDCGIDDALAIIVALAAPGVKVLGITCCFGNTDVDNVCQNVMRVLTVCQQTQIPVFKGAAGALIGPVTGFKDHFGTDGLGDVLEHSEIWKEQIQKENAIHAMIRLVNENQGEVLFIALGPLTNMALAVRLDPTFPQKLKDLYIMGGNMEGKGNLTPSAEFNFRMDPESAYVVLEEYTCSTHIATWEFTCRNKLSWECFDEMVNQDTAAARFMKKITSQCWAYSREPGNINKDLLFGNGFVPYDAFAVAVCLDSSVITESLECAARVEVEGQLGRGMLVVDAANTLKKDHLAFVMRTCDLKKFSLMLKASLQIA